One window from the genome of Gemmatimonadales bacterium encodes:
- a CDS encoding chromate transporter — protein AVAVSMITPGPVVITVAFIGYLTAGPLGACAAALGVFLPVYVVVIVAAPHFNRFAQDPRVKAFVDGVTAAATGAIAGAAWVLGKRAITDLPTAAIAAATLALLFRTRRLPEPLLIVAAGVGGVLLG, from the coding sequence CGCCGTCGCCGTCTCGATGATCACGCCTGGTCCGGTCGTCATCACGGTCGCGTTCATCGGATACCTGACGGCCGGGCCGTTGGGCGCGTGCGCGGCGGCGCTCGGCGTTTTCCTGCCCGTGTACGTGGTGGTGATCGTGGCCGCGCCGCACTTTAACCGCTTCGCCCAGGACCCGCGCGTAAAGGCCTTCGTGGACGGTGTGACCGCGGCAGCGACGGGCGCGATCGCGGGCGCGGCGTGGGTGCTGGGGAAGCGCGCCATCACCGACTTGCCCACGGCTGCGATCGCCGCGGCGACCCTGGCGCTGCTGTTCCGGACCAGGAGGCTCCCGGAGCCGCTGCTGATAGTCGCGGCGGGAGTGGGCGGCGTGCTTCTCGGCTGA